The following are encoded together in the Humulus lupulus chromosome 5, drHumLupu1.1, whole genome shotgun sequence genome:
- the LOC133779656 gene encoding uncharacterized protein LOC133779656, which translates to MTYSFKPIYECFRKQAPPSFEGKVDPKVDEDWLKSVEAIFDHMELNDHQRVSCAVHLLKMDARIWWDVVKETRDLNTMTWEDFVQAFSTKYYNAAILDTRVDEFVTLVQGNLSVTDYAQKFDRLVSFAPEIVPTEVMRIQRFMRGLKPTISRDVKMTSGEVVSYAEVLDKALEAKYLEDRIWKDSAARREDKRNKGFHEGNKRKAHEGHINGNDKRPRALATNGNIHNNHNNRKCHNSDRKA; encoded by the coding sequence AGCAAGCCCCACCTAGTTTTGAAGGTAAAGTTGACCCTAAGGTGGATGAAGATTGGCTGAAGTCAGTGGAAGCTATTTTTGACCACATGGAGCTGAATGACCATCAAAGGGTTTCATGTGCAGTTCACCTACTAAAGATGgatgcaaggatatggtgggatgtggtgaaagAGACTCGTGACTTGAACACTATGACATGGGAAGATTTTGTTCAAGCATTTAGCACAAAGTACTACAATGCAGCTATATTGGATACCAGGGTGGATGAGTTTGtgaccttggttcaaggaaaccTTTCCGTTACCGACTACGCTCAGAAGTTTGACAGGCTGGTCAGTTTTGCACCAGAAATAGTACCAACTGAGGTCATGCGAatccaaaggtttatgagaggacTTAAGCCTACGATTTCTAGAGATGTCAAGATGACCAGTGGTGAGGTAGTTAGTTATGCTGAGGTTTTGGACAAGGCACTTGAAGCGAAGTACTTGGAGGACCGCATATGGAAGGACAGTGCTGCAAGAAGAGAGGACAAGAGAAACAAGGGCTTCCATGAGGGCAACAAGAGGAAGGCCCATGAAGGACATATTAATGGCAATGACAAGAGGCCTAGAGCTCTGGCCACGAATGGAAACATTCATAACAACCACAACAATCGTAAATGTCACAACAGTGATCGTAAAGCTTGA